A region of Leptospira bouyouniensis DNA encodes the following proteins:
- a CDS encoding TIGR01777 family oxidoreductase, with product MKIGILGGTGLIGKSFITTAVERGHRFRVFSRQKSLPKSLSSISDIEFVSCILPQSSDLEGLDAIMNLVGEPIAGVRWTEERKKLISTSRIEFTRGLVARIQDLKHPPKVFLNASAVGYYGMSENLHPSFTESSPPGDDFLAQLCVEWENQTKPLAQNGIRTILLRTGIVLSPNGGALEKMIPPFLMGVGGAIASGNQGMSWIHILDFVDATIHLMESEKASGAYNLVSPNPTNNAEFSKQLAKVLKRPNLFKVPSFAIQALFGEGSVVVTKGQYVVPERLLQSGYEFQFQNLNDALSNLLEKN from the coding sequence ATGAAAATTGGAATTTTAGGTGGCACAGGCCTTATTGGAAAGTCCTTTATCACAACTGCAGTGGAAAGAGGGCATAGATTTCGAGTATTTTCAAGACAAAAATCCTTACCCAAATCTCTTTCATCCATTTCTGATATCGAATTTGTCTCTTGTATATTGCCCCAATCATCAGATTTAGAAGGTTTAGATGCCATCATGAATTTGGTAGGTGAACCAATTGCAGGTGTTAGGTGGACAGAAGAACGTAAAAAATTAATTAGTACTTCTCGCATTGAATTCACAAGAGGACTTGTCGCACGTATCCAAGATTTAAAACACCCACCAAAAGTTTTTTTGAATGCAAGTGCGGTTGGTTATTACGGCATGTCAGAGAATTTACACCCTTCTTTTACAGAATCCTCCCCTCCGGGTGATGATTTTTTAGCACAACTTTGTGTGGAATGGGAGAACCAAACAAAACCACTCGCACAAAATGGTATCCGTACCATTTTACTCCGTACAGGCATAGTCCTCTCTCCCAATGGAGGGGCTTTAGAAAAAATGATCCCTCCATTTCTAATGGGAGTCGGTGGTGCAATTGCATCAGGGAACCAAGGGATGAGTTGGATTCACATTTTAGATTTTGTGGATGCAACAATTCATTTGATGGAATCAGAAAAGGCAAGTGGAGCCTATAATTTGGTTTCTCCCAATCCAACGAACAATGCGGAATTTTCAAAACAATTGGCAAAGGTCCTAAAACGACCCAATTTATTTAAAGTTCCAAGTTTCGCTATACAAGCGTTATTTGGTGAAGGTAGTGTTGTTGTGACAAAGGGACAATATGTTGTTCCTGAACGTTTATTACAATCAGGATATGAGTTTCA
- a CDS encoding AAA family ATPase → MTNTPNKLSASPTLPQNKGKEKKFDITSLLEDGPLPLKKESDISQDLDEKLRKAYFWITNFAIINPFYDIEYNDTPPLKFSIGDSKSTITLPTAQSYSSFVLLPLLSLIVKGKCLLVGGPGRGKTASAILMGILSGYSIKEIKRAIQHGQPQMTITDLLGNPLPSDMMQAKSMDEIKIAWRKWLGMQVKIIDEYNRIPTRTQSALLTIMGDNYAEIYDQIFECPEAAWYLTANDDAGGGTYQVIEALRDRIDVVVKAPHFNTRFIKDLIQRVEEGYKPESLVPKEIIFSEDELKRMSEQIKQIHFPPGLRRRMEFFASQFEFMEYAGEQLEYKTKDTAKLSVTDFSSLAALETGKDKVKDIGSQTKNGLSVRAIFTCINYAKALAYFRGLTEVSLEDLSHILPFVLHDKLVQNIDSPFFEEAENKIYRSDRVSWIRKLFTLSLSEYERLGLDKNDTVAKLSEKFETGLEGLSAKETKQRLVEIEKEIESISKQRKLYGHMFDDLLNLKYLHQRYTNYLKWVESNV, encoded by the coding sequence ATGACAAACACTCCGAATAAACTTTCTGCTTCACCAACTTTACCACAAAACAAAGGTAAGGAGAAAAAATTTGATATCACTAGTCTCCTAGAAGATGGGCCACTTCCATTAAAAAAAGAATCTGATATCTCTCAAGATCTAGATGAAAAATTAAGGAAAGCTTATTTTTGGATTACCAATTTTGCAATCATCAATCCTTTTTATGATATTGAATACAATGACACTCCTCCTTTAAAGTTTTCGATAGGGGATTCTAAATCAACCATCACACTTCCTACCGCTCAAAGTTATTCAAGTTTTGTATTATTACCTCTATTATCATTGATCGTCAAAGGAAAATGTTTGTTAGTTGGTGGACCAGGCCGTGGCAAAACAGCATCAGCCATCCTTATGGGAATTTTATCAGGATATTCTATTAAAGAAATCAAAAGAGCCATCCAACATGGCCAACCACAGATGACTATCACCGATTTACTTGGGAATCCTTTGCCAAGTGATATGATGCAAGCCAAATCTATGGATGAAATCAAAATTGCATGGCGGAAATGGCTTGGGATGCAAGTAAAAATTATCGATGAATACAATCGGATTCCCACTCGGACACAATCAGCACTACTCACCATTATGGGAGATAATTATGCAGAAATTTATGACCAAATTTTTGAATGCCCAGAGGCAGCTTGGTATTTAACAGCCAATGACGATGCAGGCGGAGGAACTTATCAAGTCATCGAAGCACTTCGCGATCGAATTGATGTGGTAGTCAAAGCACCACACTTTAATACACGTTTTATCAAAGATTTAATCCAAAGAGTCGAAGAAGGATACAAACCAGAATCTCTTGTTCCAAAAGAAATCATTTTTTCCGAGGATGAGTTGAAACGAATGAGTGAACAAATCAAACAAATCCACTTCCCACCTGGTCTTCGCCGTCGGATGGAATTTTTTGCTTCTCAGTTTGAGTTCATGGAATATGCAGGCGAACAATTAGAATACAAAACCAAAGACACTGCAAAATTAAGTGTCACCGATTTTTCTTCCCTTGCCGCACTGGAAACTGGCAAAGACAAGGTTAAGGACATTGGTTCCCAAACTAAAAATGGATTAAGTGTCCGCGCCATTTTTACTTGTATTAATTATGCAAAGGCACTTGCATACTTTCGCGGATTAACAGAAGTTAGTTTGGAAGACCTAAGCCATATACTCCCTTTTGTTTTACATGATAAATTAGTACAAAACATCGATTCCCCTTTTTTTGAAGAAGCAGAAAACAAAATTTATCGTAGCGATCGAGTGAGTTGGATTCGAAAACTATTCACCTTGTCCTTAAGCGAATATGAACGATTAGGACTTGATAAAAATGATACTGTTGCAAAACTTTCTGAAAAATTTGAAACAGGCCTGGAAGGGTTATCCGCAAAAGAAACAAAACAAAGATTAGTTGAGATCGAAAAAGAAATTGAATCTATATCCAAACAACGTAAGTTATATGGCCATATGTTTGATGACTTACTCAATTTAAAATATTTACACCAACGTTATACTAATTATTTAAAATGGGTGGAATCAAATGTATGA